A genomic stretch from Petrimonas mucosa includes:
- a CDS encoding manganese efflux pump MntP produces MDYLSIMLIAIGLAMDSFAVCIGKGMCRRHFYPWRSARIALVFGLFQGLMPFAGYALGISFATWIQDYDHWVAFFILFVIGVKMISEGFVAGSGEECLGCDCQEDMTINWRKVVVLAFATSIDAMAIGLVFVSYPGTIMRATVTIALVTLLFAFSGMFIGVRFGRRFRFNVEILGGFILMAIGTKILLEHLVAG; encoded by the coding sequence GTGGATTACTTATCAATAATGCTTATCGCCATCGGGCTTGCCATGGATTCGTTTGCCGTCTGTATCGGTAAAGGGATGTGCAGGCGGCACTTCTATCCGTGGCGTTCTGCACGAATAGCTCTAGTTTTTGGATTGTTTCAGGGGTTGATGCCATTTGCGGGTTATGCCCTTGGGATCAGTTTTGCCACCTGGATACAGGACTACGACCATTGGGTGGCCTTCTTCATCCTCTTTGTGATTGGAGTCAAGATGATCAGTGAAGGCTTTGTCGCCGGTTCCGGCGAAGAGTGTCTGGGCTGCGATTGTCAGGAGGATATGACCATCAACTGGAGGAAGGTGGTGGTATTGGCATTTGCCACCAGTATCGATGCGATGGCAATCGGTCTGGTCTTTGTATCCTATCCGGGAACCATAATGCGGGCGACGGTAACCATTGCCCTGGTTACCCTCTTATTTGCCTTTTCCGGAATGTTTATCGGGGTGCGGTTTGGTCGGAGATTCCGATTCAACGTGGAGATACTGGGCGGATTTATCCTGATGGCAATCGGAACGAAAATCCTTCTCGAGCACCTCGTCGCGGGGTAG
- a CDS encoding PQQ-dependent sugar dehydrogenase has translation MKRQHWFLLLGTVLILTQVIHSCKNWSQTSRPDDTASNYLTYCAGCHDDRLEKFAAKQWMDETGSASIERSIREGIPAIGMPAFANTFNDKEIKELADYVKQGIPSDRSLLKPAVTANGIIRSEAYNLVIDTVVTGLEVPWGLAFLPDGNLLISERKGRLHTFSQGKLSAPIEGLPPIMAFGQGGLLDLALHPEYDKNGWIYISYSALDTTSSEQIGSTGVMRARLKGNRLTDQQILFTGSPATDKGHHWGCKLAFDGKGYLFFGVGERGQHFDFPQRLDNTNGKIHRIHDDGRIPADNPFVETPGAIPSIYSYGHRNPQGTVVHPLTGEVWETEHGPMGGDELNLIKPGLNYGWPVISYGINYDGTILTELTEKEGMEQPVFQWTPSIAPCGMTVVTGNRFKRWENNLLVGSLRFDYVERMVLEGDKVIHTEKLVEGIGRVRNVVMSPDGLVYIGLEEPGMIVRLVPVE, from the coding sequence ATGAAGAGACAACATTGGTTTTTACTTCTGGGTACCGTTCTGATCCTGACTCAGGTTATTCACTCCTGCAAGAATTGGTCCCAAACGTCACGTCCGGACGATACCGCATCCAATTACCTGACCTACTGTGCCGGATGTCATGACGATCGCCTGGAGAAATTTGCCGCCAAACAATGGATGGACGAGACAGGGAGTGCATCGATAGAGCGGAGCATCCGGGAGGGAATTCCGGCCATCGGCATGCCCGCCTTCGCCAACACTTTCAACGACAAGGAGATCAAGGAGCTGGCCGACTATGTAAAACAGGGAATACCTTCCGACAGGTCACTGCTCAAACCGGCAGTGACAGCCAACGGCATCATCCGCTCGGAAGCCTACAATCTTGTGATCGACACCGTGGTTACCGGACTGGAGGTTCCCTGGGGACTGGCATTCCTGCCCGACGGCAATCTCCTGATCTCGGAACGGAAAGGGAGACTGCACACCTTTTCACAAGGGAAACTCTCTGCCCCCATCGAGGGTTTACCACCAATCATGGCCTTTGGCCAGGGAGGCCTGCTGGATCTGGCGCTTCATCCGGAGTATGACAAGAACGGCTGGATCTACATCTCCTATTCGGCACTCGACACAACTTCCAGTGAACAGATCGGTTCAACCGGCGTGATGCGTGCCCGTTTGAAAGGGAACCGATTGACCGACCAGCAGATTCTCTTTACCGGATCACCGGCCACCGACAAGGGGCACCATTGGGGATGCAAGCTCGCATTCGACGGGAAGGGTTATCTCTTTTTCGGTGTGGGTGAACGGGGACAACATTTCGATTTTCCTCAACGGCTCGACAATACGAATGGCAAGATCCACCGGATTCATGACGATGGAAGAATACCGGCCGACAATCCTTTTGTGGAGACTCCCGGAGCGATCCCCTCCATTTACAGCTACGGACATCGCAATCCGCAGGGAACGGTTGTCCACCCCCTCACGGGAGAGGTGTGGGAGACCGAACATGGACCGATGGGCGGTGACGAGCTTAACCTGATTAAACCGGGGTTGAACTATGGTTGGCCAGTTATCTCCTACGGTATCAACTACGACGGCACCATACTCACCGAACTGACGGAGAAGGAGGGGATGGAACAGCCGGTTTTCCAGTGGACGCCATCGATAGCACCCTGCGGAATGACGGTTGTAACGGGCAACCGGTTCAAAAGATGGGAAAACAACCTGCTGGTGGGATCGCTCCGCTTCGATTACGTGGAGCGGATGGTACTGGAGGGAGACAAGGTGATTCACACCGAAAAGCTGGTGGAAGGTATTGGCCGGGTCAGAAACGTGGTGATGAGCCCCGACGGACTGGTCTATATCGGGCTGGAAGAGCCGGGGATGATTGTGCGTCTTGTACCGGTTGAATAG
- the proB gene encoding glutamate 5-kinase, whose protein sequence is MKKKLIIKIGTSTLTAGTNRISFAVIESLARQIVELKKEFDIVIVSSGAIATARQFVEINGYHRNVDSKQAMAAIGQTKLMELYDGIFRTFGLNIAQILLTYRDFENETANENTRNTINKLWEVDYIPIVNENDTVSIEEIVLGDNDKLSALVAVITAADLLILVSDIDGVYTCNPHLHKEAELITEVTDLDSVAHCIEEKESTLGTGGMSSKVHAAEICKKHGVEMWIVNGQRENYIIQALNGTIPFTKFTAVAVKTTINDKP, encoded by the coding sequence ATGAAAAAGAAACTGATAATAAAGATTGGCACCTCCACGCTTACAGCGGGAACCAACCGCATATCCTTTGCGGTTATCGAAAGCCTGGCGCGGCAGATTGTAGAGCTGAAAAAAGAGTTCGACATCGTTATCGTCTCCTCCGGGGCCATTGCAACTGCACGACAATTTGTCGAAATCAACGGTTATCACAGGAATGTCGACTCCAAACAGGCCATGGCCGCCATTGGTCAGACCAAATTAATGGAGCTCTACGACGGCATCTTCCGCACTTTCGGATTAAATATCGCACAAATACTGCTCACCTATCGCGATTTCGAGAACGAAACGGCAAACGAGAATACGCGGAACACCATCAATAAACTCTGGGAGGTGGACTATATCCCCATCGTCAATGAAAATGATACCGTCTCCATTGAGGAGATCGTGCTGGGCGACAACGACAAGCTCTCCGCACTGGTTGCGGTGATCACCGCTGCCGATCTGCTTATCCTCGTTTCAGACATCGACGGCGTTTATACCTGTAATCCGCATCTGCATAAAGAGGCCGAACTGATCACGGAGGTGACCGACCTCGACTCAGTGGCTCACTGTATTGAAGAGAAGGAGTCGACACTGGGCACCGGTGGAATGTCGTCAAAAGTACACGCTGCAGAGATCTGCAAGAAGCACGGTGTGGAGATGTGGATTGTAAACGGACAACGGGAAAATTACATCATCCAGGCGCTGAACGGCACGATACCCTTCACTAAATTCACGGCAGTAGCAGTGAAAACAACTATCAATGACAAACCATGA
- a CDS encoding PhoH family protein: MANKKNFIIDTNVILHDYSFYENFEENDIYLPFVVLEELDKFKKGNEQINFNARAFVRELDMITDDNLFKQGADLGVGRGKLYIVNSVKAHEKIVEAFPERTPDNRILSTVLDVTEKHPKMKTILVTKDINLRMKARSLGIPVEDYINDKVVDIDVFGKGEQVVEGVNPDLIDKLYAQPAGVSVDEFTFDSPLVPNDSFVLKSERNSALARYNPFTQKIIRVEKEPSFGISPRNAEQTFALGVLNDPDIKLVGITGKAGTGKTLLALAAALKQNKQYSQILLARPIVSLSNKDLGYLPGDQKQKVAPYMQPLFDNLNVIKSQLGPNSAEQRVLEEMQKSGKLEVEALAFIRGRSLSETYCIIDEAQNLTPHEIKTIITRAGEGTKMVFTGDLQQIDSPYLDSQSNGLAYMIDKMKGQQIFAHVNLVKGERSELSELASNLL, translated from the coding sequence ATGGCCAACAAAAAAAATTTCATCATCGACACGAACGTTATTCTTCACGATTACAGCTTCTACGAAAATTTTGAAGAGAACGACATCTACCTCCCCTTTGTTGTTCTGGAGGAACTAGACAAATTCAAGAAGGGCAATGAGCAGATCAATTTCAATGCACGGGCTTTTGTGCGCGAACTCGATATGATCACCGACGACAACCTCTTCAAGCAGGGCGCCGACCTCGGTGTCGGACGCGGCAAGCTCTATATCGTAAACAGCGTAAAAGCACATGAAAAGATTGTCGAGGCGTTTCCCGAAAGGACTCCTGACAACCGGATTCTCTCCACCGTGCTGGATGTGACCGAGAAGCACCCGAAAATGAAGACCATACTAGTCACCAAGGATATCAACCTGCGAATGAAAGCGCGCTCGCTGGGCATTCCGGTTGAAGACTATATCAACGACAAGGTGGTCGACATCGATGTTTTCGGTAAGGGTGAACAGGTGGTTGAGGGGGTGAATCCCGACCTGATCGATAAGCTCTACGCACAACCGGCAGGCGTAAGTGTGGATGAGTTTACTTTCGACAGCCCGCTCGTGCCCAACGACTCTTTTGTCCTGAAAAGCGAACGTAACAGCGCTCTTGCAAGATACAATCCGTTTACGCAAAAGATCATCCGGGTAGAGAAGGAGCCCAGCTTCGGCATCTCTCCCAGAAACGCAGAACAGACATTTGCACTGGGCGTATTGAACGATCCCGACATCAAGCTGGTAGGAATCACCGGAAAGGCCGGAACGGGTAAAACCTTGCTGGCACTGGCCGCAGCCCTGAAACAAAACAAGCAGTACAGTCAGATCCTGCTCGCCAGACCCATCGTCTCCCTCTCCAATAAGGATCTGGGATATCTGCCCGGCGATCAGAAACAGAAGGTGGCTCCCTATATGCAGCCATTGTTCGACAACCTGAACGTGATTAAATCACAGCTCGGCCCCAACAGTGCCGAACAACGGGTTCTCGAAGAGATGCAGAAATCGGGAAAACTTGAGGTCGAGGCGCTTGCATTTATCCGCGGACGAAGCCTGAGCGAGACCTACTGCATTATCGACGAGGCACAGAACCTCACACCGCACGAAATAAAGACCATCATCACCCGCGCGGGCGAAGGCACCAAGATGGTGTTTACGGGCGACCTGCAGCAGATAGATTCACCCTACCTCGATTCGCAATCCAACGGTTTGGCCTACATGATCGACAAGATGAAGGGTCAGCAGATCTTTGCCCATGTGAACCTGGTAAAGGGAGAACGGAGCGAACTATCTGAACTGGCAAGCAATCTGTTGTAA
- the hisS gene encoding histidine--tRNA ligase yields the protein MQKPSIPKGTRDFSPQEMARRNYIFDTIKEVYRLYGFRQIETPAMENLSTLMGKYGEEGDKLLFKILNSGDFLSDMSCDDITEGNSAKTAAKISEKGLRYDLTVPFARYVVMHRNEISFPFKRFQIQPVWRADRPQKGRYREFFQCDADIVGSDSLLNEVELIQIIDEVFRRLNIRVSVKLNNRKILSGIAEIIGEADKITDITVAIDKLEKIGLDNVNAELREKGISESAIERLQPIILLGGSNREKLTTLKSVLSTSETGLKGVDELEFILDKIGLLSIGCDLELDLTLARGLNYYTGAIIEVKALDVEIGSITGGGRYDNLTGIFGLPGVSGVGISFGADRIYDVLNQLDLFPGNSTYSTDLLFANFGDREASYLLPILTQLRGKGISVEIYPEAAKMKKQLSYADSNRIPFVALVGENEIKEGKITLKEMKSGEQTSVTVAELVQKLAH from the coding sequence ATGCAAAAACCGAGCATACCAAAAGGGACGCGTGATTTTTCGCCCCAGGAGATGGCGAGACGCAACTATATTTTTGACACCATCAAGGAGGTGTACCGACTTTACGGTTTCCGGCAGATCGAGACACCGGCCATGGAGAATCTCTCCACGCTGATGGGTAAATATGGCGAGGAGGGAGACAAGCTCCTGTTCAAGATCCTCAATTCAGGTGATTTTCTGTCCGACATGAGTTGCGACGACATCACCGAAGGAAATTCGGCAAAGACAGCCGCCAAGATTTCGGAAAAGGGTCTGCGCTACGACCTTACTGTCCCTTTTGCACGGTATGTCGTAATGCACCGCAACGAGATATCCTTCCCCTTCAAACGGTTTCAGATTCAGCCCGTGTGGCGGGCAGACCGTCCACAAAAAGGGCGTTACCGCGAGTTTTTCCAGTGCGATGCCGATATCGTCGGGTCCGACTCGTTGCTCAACGAGGTGGAGCTGATACAGATCATCGACGAAGTGTTCCGCAGGCTCAACATCCGCGTGTCGGTAAAACTCAACAACCGGAAGATTCTCTCCGGAATTGCCGAAATCATAGGTGAGGCCGACAAGATCACCGACATTACCGTTGCGATCGACAAACTAGAGAAAATCGGGCTGGACAATGTAAATGCCGAACTTCGGGAGAAAGGGATATCTGAATCAGCAATCGAGCGACTGCAGCCCATTATCCTGCTCGGTGGGAGCAACCGGGAGAAGCTGACAACGCTGAAAAGCGTACTCTCCACTTCCGAAACGGGACTGAAAGGGGTGGATGAACTGGAGTTCATCCTCGATAAAATCGGATTGCTCTCCATCGGGTGTGACCTTGAGCTTGACCTCACGTTGGCCCGCGGCCTCAATTACTACACCGGAGCCATCATCGAGGTAAAAGCGTTGGATGTGGAGATCGGAAGCATCACGGGGGGAGGACGTTACGACAATCTCACCGGCATCTTCGGACTACCGGGCGTGTCGGGCGTGGGAATCTCCTTCGGAGCCGACCGCATCTACGATGTTCTCAACCAGCTCGATCTCTTTCCCGGCAACTCCACCTACAGTACCGACCTGCTGTTTGCCAACTTCGGCGACAGGGAAGCGTCGTACCTGCTCCCCATCCTCACGCAACTAAGAGGGAAAGGTATCTCTGTCGAAATCTACCCCGAAGCGGCCAAAATGAAAAAACAGCTATCGTATGCCGACAGCAATCGGATCCCGTTTGTGGCCCTGGTGGGTGAAAATGAGATCAAAGAGGGGAAGATTACATTAAAGGAGATGAAATCGGGAGAACAAACATCGGTCACTGTAGCGGAACTTGTTCAAAAATTAGCCCATTAA
- a CDS encoding pyrroline-5-carboxylate reductase family protein yields MKYGFIGFGNLAKAVYQGLERVNGIEFAYFARSKKGVKMHYFDRIEELVSFADVIWIAVKPQDIGGILEQLQPLKLEEKVIVSPVAGKSIAFIEKYLGNRVPIVRIMPNLAIAYRKSVTAFATNQPHNPHTEAIFEILSQLGKAVKLNEEGFDLFTSVFGSGPAFILAFIQIFKEKMREFELPGNVLDELLLELTQGTTQYFAENQLNYSIEELIRNITSKGGTTQAGLEYFRQHEIGRHFEGVLDAARRRSEEMSRG; encoded by the coding sequence ATGAAATACGGATTTATCGGTTTTGGGAATCTGGCCAAAGCAGTCTACCAGGGGCTTGAGCGGGTTAATGGCATCGAGTTTGCCTACTTCGCCCGGAGCAAAAAGGGGGTGAAGATGCACTACTTCGACCGAATCGAGGAGTTGGTCTCTTTTGCCGATGTAATCTGGATTGCCGTCAAGCCACAGGATATCGGGGGAATACTCGAGCAGCTGCAACCATTGAAACTGGAAGAAAAAGTGATTGTTTCGCCAGTTGCCGGAAAGAGCATCGCATTCATTGAAAAGTACCTGGGCAACAGGGTTCCGATCGTACGCATCATGCCAAACCTGGCCATAGCTTACCGGAAATCGGTTACGGCGTTTGCAACGAATCAACCTCACAACCCCCATACGGAAGCTATCTTCGAGATCCTCTCGCAGTTGGGGAAAGCCGTCAAGCTGAACGAGGAGGGTTTCGATCTCTTCACATCGGTCTTCGGAAGCGGTCCCGCCTTTATCCTGGCATTCATCCAGATCTTCAAGGAAAAGATGCGGGAATTTGAGCTGCCGGGAAACGTTCTGGACGAACTGCTGCTCGAGCTCACACAAGGAACAACGCAATATTTTGCTGAAAACCAGTTAAACTACAGCATCGAAGAGCTTATCCGGAACATTACCAGCAAGGGAGGCACGACCCAGGCCGGACTGGAATACTTTCGCCAGCACGAGATCGGGAGGCATTTCGAGGGGGTACTGGATGCCGCCAGACGCCGGTCGGAAGAGATGAGCAGAGGGTGA
- a CDS encoding glutamate-5-semialdehyde dehydrogenase gives MALSSKDNVLLGLADLLNKNRLEILHRNRLDMEAADGSDESLKDRLKVDGRKIDGMIRSLREVAAQEDPEGKILYDFTRDDGLRVVNRSVPFGTILIIYESRPDVTIEAAATAFKAGNRVLLKGGKESLQTNSYLTELWQQSLSSNGYDPNFVEYLNLSRDETRRLIRENRHHVDIIIPRGGDALIEFVTGNSSVPVIVSGRGNNFMYLDENCDVEMAARLILNGKQRISVCNALDKVLVNRGMPGLTEKLSCFVSQLLDKGIEVWGNSETVSHCAQIREIEDEAVLYEEFLAPKIYFSLVGDLDEAISMINRYSGGHSAVIVTEEKAKADIFMQRVDCAAVYHNASMRFTDGGQFGVGAEIAISTQKLHFRGPLGSQELVTNKWFIYGKGQVRK, from the coding sequence ATGGCTCTCTCTTCAAAAGATAACGTTTTGCTCGGTTTGGCCGACCTGTTGAATAAGAACAGGCTGGAAATCCTGCATAGAAACAGACTTGACATGGAGGCGGCCGACGGTTCGGACGAGTCGCTGAAAGACAGGCTGAAGGTGGACGGGCGTAAAATTGACGGGATGATCCGCTCCTTGCGTGAGGTGGCCGCCCAAGAGGACCCCGAGGGAAAGATTCTCTACGATTTCACACGCGACGACGGATTGAGGGTCGTCAACCGTTCCGTTCCGTTTGGAACGATCCTGATCATTTACGAATCGCGTCCCGATGTAACCATCGAGGCTGCGGCAACGGCATTCAAGGCAGGGAACCGCGTTCTCTTGAAAGGTGGAAAAGAGTCGCTACAGACAAACAGCTATCTGACGGAGCTATGGCAGCAGTCGCTCTCGTCGAACGGCTACGACCCCAACTTCGTGGAATACCTCAATTTATCGCGCGACGAGACACGACGGCTGATCAGGGAAAACAGGCACCATGTCGACATCATCATTCCTCGGGGAGGAGATGCGCTCATTGAGTTTGTAACCGGCAATTCGTCCGTACCTGTGATTGTAAGCGGACGGGGCAACAACTTCATGTATCTGGATGAGAATTGCGATGTAGAGATGGCTGCACGGTTGATCCTCAACGGCAAACAGCGCATCAGTGTCTGCAATGCTCTCGACAAGGTGCTGGTGAACAGAGGGATGCCCGGACTGACAGAGAAACTTTCCTGCTTTGTTTCACAACTGCTGGACAAGGGGATTGAGGTTTGGGGCAACAGCGAAACAGTTTCGCACTGCGCACAGATCCGGGAGATTGAGGATGAAGCCGTGCTTTACGAGGAATTTCTGGCACCCAAGATCTATTTTTCACTGGTTGGCGACCTGGATGAGGCCATAAGCATGATAAACCGTTATTCCGGAGGTCATTCGGCCGTTATCGTAACCGAAGAGAAGGCGAAAGCGGATATTTTCATGCAGCGGGTGGACTGTGCAGCTGTCTATCACAATGCCTCCATGCGGTTTACCGACGGGGGGCAGTTCGGTGTGGGGGCAGAGATTGCCATCAGCACGCAAAAACTCCATTTCCGCGGTCCCCTCGGTTCGCAGGAACTGGTCACCAACAAGTGGTTCATCTATGGGAAGGGACAAGTACGCAAATAA
- a CDS encoding DUF488 domain-containing protein, with protein MRIKRLYDPAGEEDGYRILVDRLWPRGISKESARIDLWMKEIAPSADLRKWFCHDTAKWEEFTRHYTLELSEKREKLMEIKRLEREHQSVTLLYASKDTVHNQAQVLWQVLTEMAE; from the coding sequence ATCAGGATAAAACGTCTATATGACCCTGCCGGGGAGGAGGATGGTTACCGCATACTGGTCGACCGCCTCTGGCCGCGCGGCATCTCGAAGGAGAGCGCCAGGATCGACCTCTGGATGAAGGAGATCGCTCCGTCTGCCGATTTACGCAAGTGGTTCTGCCACGATACGGCAAAGTGGGAAGAGTTTACCCGGCATTATACCCTGGAACTTTCTGAAAAGAGGGAGAAACTCATGGAAATCAAGAGACTGGAGAGGGAGCATCAGTCGGTGACGCTGCTGTATGCCTCGAAGGATACCGTACACAATCAGGCACAGGTACTTTGGCAGGTATTGACTGAAATGGCGGAGTAA
- a CDS encoding TonB-dependent receptor, with the protein MMHQRSILLISSLLLPLLFVAAQEPLPKGDDSTFLLNEVVVNAHQTNLRWHHLPGNISVLAGTEVQRGDGNSFASILHALPGIYMHSGTYATNRIVIRGMGSRTPYNTNRIKAYLNDIPITSSDGISSPEDIDLDGIGRIEIIKGPASALYGSGLGGNINLSTPAPLRSSFTARLQVGSFNTAKASAGGSYVRDDLKISGNVGHIRSDGFRENNRLRRTSLLSSGRLEKSAHTLEYTLLLLEMDAAIPSSIGKTLFETDPGAAAPNWKAIEGFKRYGRGVAGISLENRLGEGWVNRLTTFGRWTESYEKRPFNNLTDGTYGGGVRDRLSFHAERYDILVGLEWISDTYRWRVDREEAIINRNSETRYHLNFFTMIHLRPSPKWNISLGGAVNRIRYRLKDRFPDNGDQGGERTFPLTVSPRIGINYAPDSKVALYASVGHGFSMPSPEETLLPEGSINRGLKPEQGWQYEAGIRLNLLHGTTQIDATLYRIDLHNLIVTKRLTDEIFTGINAGRSRHRGIELLWRQQVFYRGHFPGSLNINSSCTFSQNRFVDFTDDGNIYDGNQLPGIPSHLFQTYFDWKPLEPLHLGVRFQYTGKQFINDANSVTADGYQLTDAKVGYLLPITTSGRVELHAGVNNATGTHYASMLTVNAVAAGNAEPRYYYPGAPRHFYIGTIWNF; encoded by the coding sequence ATGATGCATCAACGGTCAATTCTCCTAATTTCGTCACTGTTGCTCCCGCTACTCTTCGTCGCGGCCCAGGAACCATTGCCCAAGGGGGACGACTCCACCTTTCTCCTCAACGAAGTGGTTGTCAACGCCCATCAGACAAACCTGCGGTGGCACCATCTTCCCGGCAACATCTCGGTCCTGGCCGGAACAGAGGTTCAGAGAGGCGACGGCAACAGTTTCGCATCTATCCTGCATGCGCTTCCCGGCATTTACATGCACAGCGGAACCTACGCCACCAACCGTATCGTGATCAGGGGAATGGGCAGCAGAACCCCATACAACACAAACCGGATCAAGGCCTATTTGAACGATATCCCCATCACCTCATCCGACGGAATCTCCTCGCCCGAAGATATCGACCTCGACGGCATCGGACGAATCGAGATCATCAAGGGACCGGCATCGGCACTCTACGGCTCCGGTCTGGGCGGCAACATCAATCTGTCGACTCCGGCTCCACTCCGGAGCTCATTTACCGCCAGGCTGCAAGTTGGGAGTTTCAACACCGCAAAAGCATCGGCAGGCGGCAGCTACGTACGGGACGACCTGAAGATCTCGGGAAATGTCGGTCATATCCGTTCAGACGGCTTCCGGGAAAACAACCGCCTCAGGCGGACCTCGTTGCTCTCGTCGGGGAGACTGGAGAAGAGTGCCCACACCCTGGAGTACACACTCCTGCTGCTGGAAATGGATGCTGCTATTCCCAGTTCCATCGGCAAAACATTGTTTGAAACCGATCCGGGTGCGGCTGCGCCCAACTGGAAAGCAATTGAAGGATTCAAGCGATATGGCCGGGGAGTTGCGGGAATTTCGCTCGAGAACCGCCTTGGTGAGGGATGGGTCAACAGGTTGACAACCTTCGGCAGATGGACGGAGAGTTACGAAAAACGTCCCTTCAACAACCTGACCGACGGCACCTATGGCGGCGGTGTTCGGGACAGGTTGAGCTTTCATGCCGAAAGATACGACATCCTGGTCGGGCTGGAGTGGATTAGCGACACCTACCGGTGGAGAGTGGACAGGGAGGAGGCGATCATCAACCGGAACAGCGAGACCCGTTACCACTTGAACTTTTTCACAATGATCCATTTACGTCCCTCACCCAAATGGAACATCTCACTGGGGGGAGCAGTCAACCGTATCCGGTACAGGCTGAAGGACAGGTTCCCGGATAACGGTGACCAGGGAGGAGAGCGCACCTTTCCGCTCACAGTCTCCCCACGCATCGGTATCAATTATGCTCCCGACAGCAAAGTGGCCCTCTACGCATCTGTGGGCCACGGCTTTTCAATGCCTTCGCCCGAAGAGACACTGCTGCCCGAGGGCAGTATCAACAGGGGGCTTAAACCGGAGCAGGGGTGGCAGTACGAGGCGGGTATCCGGCTCAACCTGCTTCACGGCACTACTCAGATCGATGCAACCCTCTACCGGATAGATCTGCACAACCTGATCGTGACAAAACGGCTGACCGACGAGATCTTTACCGGGATCAACGCCGGCAGGAGCCGACACCGGGGGATCGAACTCCTGTGGCGACAGCAGGTTTTCTATCGGGGCCATTTCCCGGGCAGCCTCAATATAAACAGCAGTTGTACCTTTTCGCAAAACCGGTTTGTCGACTTTACCGATGATGGTAACATTTACGACGGCAATCAGCTCCCTGGCATTCCCTCCCATCTTTTCCAGACATATTTCGACTGGAAACCGCTGGAACCGCTACACCTGGGTGTACGGTTCCAGTATACGGGCAAGCAGTTCATCAATGATGCCAATAGCGTGACAGCCGATGGCTATCAGTTGACGGACGCCAAAGTGGGTTACCTGCTGCCGATAACGACATCTGGACGCGTTGAACTGCATGCCGGTGTAAACAACGCGACCGGCACCCATTATGCCTCGATGCTCACTGTCAATGCGGTTGCTGCTGGCAATGCTGAACCGCGATACTACTATCCGGGTGCTCCACGCCATTTCTACATCGGTACAATCTGGAACTTTTAG